The following coding sequences are from one Homalodisca vitripennis isolate AUS2020 chromosome 7, UT_GWSS_2.1, whole genome shotgun sequence window:
- the LOC124366965 gene encoding sorbitol dehydrogenase-like has protein sequence MAQDNLTAVLYKINDIRLEQRPIPVPKDDEVLLQMGCVGICGSDIHYWVHGRCADFILKAPMIMGHEASGTVTKVGKNVKHLKPGDRVAVEPGVPCRLCRYCKEGRYNLCYDMVFCATPPVDGNLSRYYTHAADFCFKLPDHVSLEEAALLEPLSVGVHACKRAGVTLGSTVLITGAGPIGLVTLLTAKAMGASHCIVTDLVEYRLGVAKELGADFTLQVKADADEKETTKSIVKLLGGPPQITVDCTGVQASLRLAMEATANGGVIVIVGMGSSEVKVPLTPLAAREVDIRGVFRYCNDYPLALAMVASGKVNVKRLITHNFNIEQTVEAFETAKSGTGNPIKVMIHCNKK, from the exons ATGGCACAGGATAACCTTACAGCTGTTCTCTACAAGATAAACGACATCCGTCTG GAACAAAGGCCTATACCCGTACCAAAAGATGATG AAGTGCTTCTCCAGATGGGATGTGTTGGGATCTGCGGCTCAGATATACACTACTGGGTCCATGGCAGGTGTGCAGACTTTATCCTCAAGGCCCCCATGATCATGGGGCATGAAGCAAGTGGCACTGTCACTAAAGTGGGCAAAAACGTGAAACACTTGAAACCAG GTGACAGGGTAGCAGTAGAGCCTGGCGTGCCGTGCCGGCTGTGCCGGTACTGCAAGGAGGGACGGTACAACCTGTGCTACGACATGGTCTTCTGTGCCACCCCACCAGTCGACGGCAACCTCTCCCGATACTACACTCATGCAGCTGACTTTTGCTTCAA ACTCCCAGATCATGTGTCACTGGAGGAAGCTGCACTATTGGAACCACTCTCTGTAGGGGTCCATGCCTGTAAGAGGGCTGGAGTTACTCTCGGTTCTACAGTTCTCATCACTGGAGCTGGACCTATCGGGTTGGTAACTCTGCTCACTGCCAAGGCAATGGGAGCTAGCCACTGTATCGTTACAG aCTTGGTGGAATACAGACTTGGTGTGGCTAAGGAGCTGGGAGCTGATTTCACATTGCAAGTGAAAGCTGATGCGGATGAGAAAGAAACAACAAAGAGTATCGTAAAGCTTTTGGGAGGACCTCCACAGATCACTGTGGACTGTACGGGTGTCCAGGCGTCACTGCGGTTGGCTATGGAG GCAACAGCCAACGGTGGAGTGATAGTAATCGTTGGTATGGGATCTTCAGAAGTCAAGGTTCCGCTCACACCTCTTGCAGCACGAGAAGTGGACATCCGAGGAGTCTTCCGTTACTGCAATGA CTATCCGTTGGCCTTGGCGATGGTTGCTTCAGGGAAAGTGAACGTTAAGAGACTCATCACTCACAATTTCAACATTGAGCAAACTGTTGAGGCCTTCGAAACCGCAAAATCTGGCACCGGAAATCCTATCAAGGTCATGATTCACTGCAACAAGAAATAG